In Carya illinoinensis cultivar Pawnee chromosome 16, C.illinoinensisPawnee_v1, whole genome shotgun sequence, a single window of DNA contains:
- the LOC122299782 gene encoding blue copper protein 1b-like, giving the protein MRMKRAFTFGAQGLIMLAIAVSFFVVGEARTIIVGGSEGWRPGVNYTDWALKTSPFYLNDKLVFKYAPPSDTFVAPNVYLLPNVWSYWNCNFNSAKLLANETQGSGEGFEFVLNESRPAYFASAADDGRHCTDEHMKFFAIARRHLN; this is encoded by the exons ATGAGAATGAAGAGGGCTTTTACTTTTGGTGCACAAGGACTCATTATGCTTGCAATTGCAGTGTCTTTCTTCGTAGTTGGTGAGGCTAGAACCATTATTGTCGGAGGCTCAGAAGGATGGCGTCCTGGCGTCAACTACACAGATTGGGCTCTTAAAACAAGTCCTTTCTACCTGAACGATAAACTAG TATTCAAATATGCACCCCCAAGCGACACCTTTGTTGCTCCAAATGTTTACCTACTACCAAACGTATGGAGCTATTGGAATTGTAACTTCAACAGTGCAAAGCTGTTGGCAAACGAAACACAAGGAAGTGGTGAAGGTTTTGAGTTTGTGCTGAACGAGTCTAGGCCTGCATACTTTGCTTCCGCTGCAGATGATGGCAGGCACTGCACTGATGAGCATATGAAGTTCTTTGCTATTGCAAGGCGGCATCTGAATTAG
- the LOC122298528 gene encoding uncharacterized protein LOC122298528, producing MRIKMAFTFGAQGFILLAFVASFWVVSEARTIVVGGSEGWRAGINYTDWALKTSPFYLNDKLVFKYALPSDTSIAPNVYLLPNLLCYRKCNFRSAKLLANETQGSGEGFEFVLNELRPAYFACAAEDGRHCSEERMKFFAIPRRHPN from the exons ATGAGAATAAAGATGGCTTTTACTTTTGGTGCACAAGGATTCATTCTACTTGCATTTGTAGCCTCTTTCTGGGTAGTTAGTGAGGCTAGAACCATTGTTGTCGGAGGCTCAGAAGGCTGGCGTGCTGGCATCAACTACACAGATTGGGCTCTCAAAACAAGTCCTTTCTACCTGAACGATAAATTAG tATTCAAATATGCACTCCCAAGTGACACCTCCATTGCTCCAAATGTTTACCTACTACCAAACCTGTTGTGCTACAGGAAATGTAACTTCAGAAGTGCAAAGCTGTTGGCAAATGAAACACAGGGAAGTGGTGAAGGTTTTGAGTTTGTGCTGAACGAGTTGAGGCCTGCATACTTTGCTTGTGCTGCAGAGGATGGCAGGCACTGTAGTGAGGAGCGGATGAAGTTCTTTGCTATTCCAAGGCGGCATCCAAATTAG
- the LOC122299672 gene encoding uncharacterized protein LOC122299672, which translates to MRMKMAFTFGAQGFILLAIAASFLVIGEARTIVVGGSEGWRPGFNYTDWALKTSPFYLNDKLVFKYAPPSDTYVAPNVYLLPNLYSYRTCNFNSAKLLATETQGSGEGFEFVLINKWRPVYFASAAEHGSHCSEGQMKFFVIPLPHPN; encoded by the exons ATGAGAATGAAGATGGCTTTTACTTTTGGTGCACAAGGATTCATTCTACTTGCAATTGCAGCCTCTTTCTTGGTAATTGGTGAGGCTAGAACCATTGTTGTTGGAGGCTCAGAAGGCTGGCGTCCTGGCTTCAACTACACAGATTGGGCTCTCAAAACAAGTCCTTTCTACCTGAACGATAAATTAG TATTCAAATATGCACCCCCAAGCGACACCTATGTTGCTCCAAATGTTTACCTACTACCAAACCTATATAGCTATAGGACATGTAACTTCAACAGCGCGAAGCTACTGGCAACCGAAACACAAGGAAGTGGTGAAGGTTTTGAGTTTGTGCTGATCAACAAGTGGAGGCCTGTATACTTTGCTTCTGCTGCGGAGCATGGCAGTCACTGCAGTGAGGGGCAGATGAAGTTCTTTGTTATTCCACTGCCACATCCAAATTAG